The genomic stretch CCCGAAAAAGTAGCGTGCATTCCTTTCTAAGGAAGCACTGAAGTTTCCATTTTGTTTATTTCTATCTTTATCTTCAGTAAGATCTAAGTTTGTTTCCATTCGAGGCTTAGCTAATCTCAAGTGCTCCGAATTGGACTTTTAAATTTAGATTGACTTTCTCAAACTTACTGATCGATTAGTAAGTGAGGAAATGAATCATGGATCTGACGAGTAGTGACTTTTATCGTTATTCAACATCTGCAAACCAATGCAAAAGTTCCTTTCTATTTAGCTCATTTAGGTTGGCAGAATATTTAACTGCAATCGCAACAGAAATAATTTTCCCGGTGCCAAATACTAACGAGGTATTCAGTAAGCTCGGGTGATCAGCATGCGCTCCTCATCGTTAGTGGACAGACTTGTTCCTGAGCATTCCTCTCCTAACCTTAAGATGCCCTCTCTATCAAGATTTAATCGATTTGTAAATTTATATTTCTCTAATATAGAAACGAAAATCAGCAAGCATGAGTTTGAGATGTTTCTAATATGCTGACCTTTATTTCAGAATTCCTAAATAGATTTGCCGATTTTTTGCACATGGCGGGGATCGTAATCTGCCTTTTGATCGGATTAGAAAGATTATTCCAAGCCAGAAAGCATATACAAAATCTACAATATGCCGCAGTTTTCATTAGCGTAAGCTCCTTTCAGCTCTTAGCAAAGATCATAGGATTTGAAGCAAGGACAGGCAGTCACAATGCAATAGCAGAAACGGCTTATATTAACGCATACTTTGGGATCTTAATATTCTCCTGCTTAATGTTAAGAATGCTGATCCGCAGATCGATCGGGTACCAAAATCATCCAAAGGCAATTCTAATAAATTTATCCCAATCATTAGCGATCATGCTATTGTTAAATCTTACCATAAGAGAAAATTTACAAATCATTCTCTATTGTGATCAGATCTGCTTACTCATTTCTACTTTTACTTTTATAGAAACTGTAGTAATTTACTTTAAGGACGGACTCTCTCGAGTTTATATAAATGCCTGCGCCATTGCCCTATTAGCCAGTATATGTAACCTTCTCGATTTAGTGGGCGTAATGTATTCCGATCCCATTCTATTGAAAATTGCTGATTCCATACCAAGCCTTCTCATCATATATTTCTACTTTCTTGCAGTAAACTTTCCAGAAGCAATCGAAGAGGAATTTATCGGAGCTCGAATTTCCAGAATATACGGCTACGAAGGACCAAGAGAGATCATCCAAGATTATTCCGACGAGCTGCAGGCATCCTCCTCGGAGAGAGATGATCTAAATATCTTATACGGAATCGATCTAATTCAGGTGGAGAATAAGATCCAGAGATTCATAGATGAAAAAGTATTTTTGCAAGAAGAGTTGAGGCTACAGGATTTTTCGGCCTATGTTGGAGTCACTCTACATCAGATTTCTTATTACTTAAATAAATATAAGAAGATAAGCTATACCGACTTTATCAACAAGCTGCGGATCCAAGAAGCTTACCAAAAAATTCTCCAGAACGCTAATAAAAACCTGATCGAGATCGGCCTCGAATGTGGGTTCAACTCGGATTCATCCTTTCGTCGAGCTTGCATTCGATTCACAGGACTTTCTCCCAAGAAACTGAAGAAGGAAATTTGGAAACACGGGACCCCGATCGAAAACAAAGCAAAGAGTATTACAGAAGAAAACAAAACGGAAAAGTTAGAAAGTAACTCACAATGAAAATACGATCCATTCTAATTTTCTTATGCACCTTATTTTTCGTATTCGTTACGAATCTAGAGGCTAAAACAGTCTTTCTACGCGATGGCAAAGTTTTGGAGGGAGAAATAATTACCCAGACAGCGACTTACATCGACTTAGAGTTACCGAATAGTGAAGTATTGCGGATCCAGAAAAAATCGATTCTCAAAATCTCATTCGGCAAATCGGATCCGCCGAAACCTAAAGTCATAGTCGGACAAAAGGAAGAAATTCCAAAAGAGCAAGATCCCATTATCCCAGCTACAACGGAAAATAACCCTCCGCCAAACACCGGTCCCAAACTACCTACACGAGTAGTTAGAGATCCACTAGAAAGGCATTTTTTAGAATTCTATGTAGGAGAAGGAAGTGGCAATCTTTCCTCCCATACAGTGGGTTTCTTTTATAAGGTCCAAAGTTTAAAAAATACTATAGCGACAGACATTCCTTTTGTTCTTACAACCGGGCCGAATCACACATCGAAAGGTTCTACTTCGGGCGGTGCAGCCTACAAATATAAAAGATTCAATATGGAAGCTGGAGGATTTTCAATCCGTACGAGCTCAAGCTCTCAAAACGTCGGTGGAGGAACGGCCAACCCTCCTGTTGTTACAGGAAGTTATCCAGAAGAACTGAGAGGGGCTTCTGCAAAAGTATCGTATTCATTTATTGCTAAACCGAATTACGAATTCTATCCAACACTCGGATACCTGCAAATTTGGAATAAAACCAGAGATGATAATTCAGCACTGGTTCAAGTCGGAAATTTAGCAGGAAAGTCAACGTTTCATGCGTTAGAAAACCTGAAGGGAATGACGATCGGGCTTGGTTTCGCGTATCATTTCGGATCGAAATGGGAAATCAAAACGGAAGTCGAATCCATCTCTTTGAAAGGAAGTCAATCGATACGCCAAGATTTAATTTTTTCTCCGGTCACTCCTCCCTATATGTTAACGGACCTTCCCTCGACAGATAGCATCAAATGGAAAGCGAAAGGATACAACGCGTCTTTCAAAGTAACCTATTTCTGGAAAATGGGATTGGGATTTTGGATTGGAATCGAAACTTACAGATGGAAATACGAATTTCAGAAAGGAGATTTTGTAACTTATCAGGTAGCGACTCCCCCTAGTCCTCAACAAGCATTGATGGATAGTATTTCTCAAAATATTTACGCGAGCCATACAGCATCCAATACAAAAGCGACCTCCATTCAAATCGGACTATCCAAAGCGATCAACTTCGGACCAGAAGAAATCTTTTAATATAAAAGCGTAATAAAAGACAGTTCAATAAACTCATAATTTCGACAAAATTATCACCAAAATATTATACGATAAACTCCATTTACTCCAACTTATTATTTGAACGATTTATTTTATGATCTGAAGGGCATTTACATCTTAGCACTGCTATAACGAGTCTACCAAGAATTACTTTGCTATTGGAATTCAATATTGGAGAAAGGGAATGAAATTAAATATTTCAGATTTAAGTTTAAAAAGATCTGTTTGGATCACAGGATTCGTTTTCCTGTCGTTAGCCGGCTGTTCCGCCGGTGTTGCGCGTGACCGATTTGCCTCAGAATACCGTTGCCCGGCAGAAAAAACTACCGTAAGAGAATTAGGTGGCGGCGCTTTCGAAGTAGAAGGCTGCGGAAAAAAACAGGTCTTTGCATGCATAGAAGCACAGTGGAACACTATTTGCAGAAAAGATTAAAATTCAAAAATATATTTTAGAATTGGGACGATTCTTGAGGATTTCATTTCTCAGAGTCGTTTCCTTTTTGCAAATAAATCTATTTATATAATTTTAATATATCTGCGATTATTACATTTCGCAGAATCAATTCGCCGTAAACTTACACATACAAAACATTTTCTCAAAACCGATCTCTCCTCTTTTCTTCTAGGAAAATAACATTAGAACAATGTAAATAACTAGAAGGATTTTTTTTATCTTTCGAATTGAATACTAACGTATTACAATAAAAATTAACTGTAAGATTATATCCCATTTGATCAATATTGGGATCGAAGGATGCGATTATAAATTGATTTGAATATCGATAATTGAGGATTCTTTGTCGATTTTATCTCTAAAAAAGAATACGTATGTCTCTAGTTATTCCAATTTATAATTTGAACATTTTTTTTTATGATCTGAAGAGCCCATGCATTTAAACGCTGCTATAACTTGCAACGAAAGTTAAACAAGATTCGAAGCGTTAATTCCTTAAAATGTATCATTAAATCATTTCCAAGGGCTCACAATTCTTCACTTCGATAAATAATGGCAAAATGCAAGATACTCGTCCGAACGAGAATCAATCTGAACATTTTTCTTACTTATTTCACTTAGAAACCGCAGGGACAAGGAGTTAGATTTAGTACTATGAATTACTTTCAGGCTACAGATTCAAATTCCGAAAGCGAAGTATTCTTGCCGATGCTTCGCTATGTGGCAGATAATTCCACTGAAATCATTTTTATAGTCGCTGACAACGATACGATTATATACGCAAACGAGAATTTCAGTAGACTTATCGATACTCCTCGCATCGATCCACAGGCTGAACATAAATTTTGGACACAGTATTTCTCGACGGAAGCTGTCAGATCCATTAAATATTCCCTGCTATCCGAGGATGGTGACTGCAATAATCAAATCAAATATGAATTCTATCCGAAAGAAGATATTTCGATTCAAATAGACTTTCGAATTAGTAAATTGGAGAAAGGGTACACCATATTTATTGGAAGGACTTCATCCAATGGTTATTCCCAAATTCCAAACGATCCTATTGAAGGTAATTCTGTTTATTCCGATCTGATAGAACGAACAAATGATATCTTCTACGAGCTTTCTACTGATGGAAGAATTCGGTATCTAAATCCAGCCTTCCAAAAAGTAACCGGTTGGGAGGTCGAGGAGTGGATTGGAAAAAAATTCTACTCCTTAATCCATCCTAAAGATCAATCCTTGCTGTTCAGCCGATTTAAAGAGGCGGTTCGATACGGCTCCAGTTCGACCGAGCAAACGATACAGCTCAAAACGAAGAATGGAGGTTATTTAGACTTCGATTTTCAAATTTTCCTGATCACTACAGAGGACGGCCGTTCCAAAGTATCAGGGATTGGACGAGATGTAACGACTACAGTACTGAAGTTAAGAAAATACAAGTTCCATGCATTGCATGACGATCTTTGCAAAATCCCAAATAGAAAATACTTTAAGAATAGATTAGAAGATGCCTTTCATGATTGCCCTAGCCACAAACCATCATGCTTGGCAGTTATATTCATAGATATTGATAGATTTAAGTATATCAATGATACCTTAGGACATCTAATCGGGAACGAAGTTATATCTTCTATCGGCAAGAGGCTGAAACAGATATTCCTAGATAGCTCGAATATTTTCTTCGGTAGATTAGGCGGAGATGAATTCGCTCTCTTGATCACGGATTTTCAGTCTATCGAGTCAGTGACATCTCTCGTGGAAGATATGAGGGCTAAACTACAAGAGCCGATTCTCTTATCCGATGGATACAAAGTCAATATTACGATCAGTATCGGAATTGCGATTAAGACTGAATTGTATCAGAATTCGAATGAATTGCTGAGAGATGCAGATATCGCACTTTATAACGTGAAGGCAAGAGGAGGAAATGGATTCGATATTTTTGTTCCTCAAATGTACGTGAATATGAAGTCGGCATTCAACTTAGAAACCGATTTGAGAAATGCTATCTATAATGAAAGTTTAACGCTAAATTTTCAACCTATCTACTCTTGGAAACACAAACAGATCATCTGCTTCGAATCCTTAATACGTTGGAATCATCCGAAGTATGGAATGGTTTCCCCTGCGGAATTCATTGCCATCGCAGAAAAATCGGGACTCATCCTAGATATCGGTGATTTGGCATTTAAGCTGGCCTGCCAACAATTGCAACGAATGCAGGATCGAGGAATAATGATCCCGATCAGCATCAATGTTTCACCCATTCAATTCTTTCGCCAAGATCTTGCCGGGCTAGTTAGAAAATACTGCCGAGAGTACGGTGTTTCTTCTAAATTGATTCGTATCGAAATAACAGAAGGTTTGGATTTCCACAGTCTTCCCAAAAGCATAAAAATAATGCAGGAGCTGCAGGAACTCGGAATTCAAATCTACATGGATGATTTTGGAACCGGATATAGTTCCTTGAATTATCTATTAAACTTTCCGATCGACGCTTTAAAAATCGATCAGTCTTTCATTTCACAATACGGAGTCGATCTCAAAGCTACAACCATAGTAAAGACAATCATCCAACTTGGAAAATGCCTGAATATTCCCGTCATTGCTGAAGGACTCGAGTCCAAAAAAGCTTATAGAGCTTTAAGGGCAATCAATTGCGAATTTATGCAAGGATATCTGTTAGGAAAGCCCCTTCCCGGCTCTGAAATTTTAAAGATTAAACCGAATCGGTTAAAAATTTGAATTCTAGGCGAGCAAACATTGGAGCAAAGAAAATATGAGCGCAAGTAATTATAAACGAATTATAATCGGAGGACTTTTATCCGTCCTTCCTTTGGTCTATTTCTTTCCTTTCGATCCTTCCCCCATGATCGAAATAGATCGAAAACTTCCAAGATACGAAATGCTCGACGAAGAAGGAAAGAAAGCATATATCCAAGATTTTTTGAACGGAAAACAAACTCTGATATATTTCGGATACTTGAATTGCAAAACATTTTGCTTGGGAAGCATTGCGAAATTAAAAGAAATCTTGGAGATAAAAAGAAATTTCCAACTGATCTTCATTAGCCTCGATCCAGAAAACGACAAGCCATCTCGTTTAAAAACTCTCTTCGAAAAATCCGAATCAAGAGCAATTCTATTACGCGGCAGTAGCCAAACCTATTCCTTGGTAGTTGCGTTAGATTTAGGAATGAAGCTATCCAAGAATATTGACTCCGAAGAGATAGAACATCAAGATTCCTTAATTTGGGTCAGCCCGGACAATAGTATCAAAGGAATATTTCCGGAATTCCAAAACTCTTATAATAAGAATCCGAAAAAATTTATCGAATTTTTAAACAAGATGGATGAAGGCGATGAACAATGATTTTGAAAAATTCAGCCACTGAAGATTCTTCCGATAGGCTTCTAAAGATTTCTCAATATAGCAAACTGATAGAAAACAAAAAGAAAGCCCTTAATCAAGAAGCTCCCGAAAGTCCGCCGAAACAAATTCAAGTAAACGTATCCGCCATCGAAAAATTCGGCGAAGAGATTCGACGTGTGGATCTTTTCATGTATTTGCTATTGATCGCGCATATTCCTTTTGCTTTTCTATTTTCTTTAGAATTCGGAACCTGGAAATTCGTTGGCTATCGCCGGATCTGCGAGCGCAGGGTTTCTATTTTTCCGCAACAGCTATTTCCTACGTTTTCTAAATTCCATATTGCTGATGATTTGGTCGGGAGTGCTGATCCAAGCTCAATTCGGGCGGATTGAAATGCATTTCCATGTATTTGTTGCTCTGGCTTTTTTGCTCTACTACAGAGATTGGAAAGTACTACTTCCTGCAGCATTATATATAGCAATTCACCACGGATTTCTTTCTTTATGTCAAAGCTTGGATGTAAATATTTCGAATACTCCCGTTGTAGTTTTCAACTACGGAAACGGCTGGGGCATCGTTCTCATGCATGCCGCATTCGTTATTTTTGAAACGGCTATTCTGATCCATTATGCAGTAAGATTCAAAAAAGAATTCTTCAATCAGGCAGAAAACCTGAATGTATTACAAGCATTACGCTATGATAATATTTCTATCCAAGAAGATGTAAAAGTAAAGTCTCAATCCGTAAATCTGATTTTAGAAGCCCTGGTAGAGAGCTCGAAGTCGGTCGCGGAAAGAACTGGCGACCAAGCAAACAATCTCCAAGAAATTAATATGAGCATGAATCATATTGCGAGTGAAATTATAGGAGTATCTGAAGCTTCGAAACAGCAACTCCAGGCAACTTCTGATTTGGATGATTCGTTTCAAAATCTAGAGAAAGGGTTTAAAGAAATGGAAATGGGCCTTATTTCTACGAAAGATTTGTTTGATACCGCTTGGAGACACGCGCAAGAATCGGAAGAAAGTCTTAGGTCCATTGAACAATCTATTATAAAAATTGAAACAAGCTCTTCCGGAATGTCTCTTAAACTCGGAACCATCAATGATATTGCTGATAGAGTGAATCTTCTCGCGTTAAACGCATCTATCGAGGCCGCAAGAGCGGGAGAGCATGGACGAGGTTTCGCAGTAGTAGCTCGAGAGATTTCCAAACTTGCTGACCTTACTGGAAAAACGATCAACGAAATTTCTCAATTAATACGGGAAGGGAATGTGGAGATGACTAAAAATACGGAAGTCGTTCAGTCCGGAACAAAAACTCTTTCCTTGATCCTTTCCGATGTGGATTCTATGAAAGGCATTTTGGGTTCCTACTTTTCCATCTTAGAAGGACAAAAGAATACGAGAATAGCCGTTGCAGCAGCCTTAGACAAAGTCGGCTCGATCGCTCAAAATGTACACCAAGCTGCCGAAGCCGAGAAAAAGAGCTTAGAAGACATTCGAAACTTCTTGGACCAAATCCAAACCTCAAACTTGTTCATCGCCACTCAAGCAGTAGATACTGCGAAACAAGTAAGAGATTGCGAAAAACTAAGCAGCACTCTGCAGAATAAAACAGAAGAGTTTAAGATTTAAAAGAAGAAGATTCATGCAGTCATAACGGAGCAATATTGCAATGCTAAGAACGCTAAAATTGCTTATAGCCATAATAGGATTTGGTATTTAGAATATTGGTTTAACACAAATACTTACGGATCGAGCATCAATGCATTCAAATATTATTTAAGTTCAAATGAAAACTGGAAATACGGAGGTTTTGGAGGATGGCGTCATTTGGATCTAATCTTACTCGCAGGGGTTTTCGGAGCTATTTTAAATTTTCGCTCCGAAAGACCACGACCTCGATGATTCATTCTATCGAATTTCCTGAAACTACAGTCGCGAGAAAACTTATGAAAATTTCTTCTAACTTAAAATGCATTTTTACTCGTTCGCCTTTCATTCTTTTGCTGATTTTCTCTTTCACCTTTTGCAAAAGAGAAGAGTCAGTATCGAACGAAAATTTGGCGAAAGAGCCTGCAAACAGCGAATATGAAGAAGACATGGATTCGAAAAAGTGCAACGGGAAATTAATTAAAAGAAAAAATTATACGAATTGCGTACAACCAGAACGAGTTATTCTCACTCGTATTTCTAAAAATAATCAAACCGTAAAAGTCTATCTGCGAAAAGGAAAGCTACAGGGGTACGTCGGAAAAAGAGAAGATCGAGTCGTTCTAAAATATGGAAAAAAAAAGATTTTTTCAAGGTCGTCTTTGAATATTAATGATATCCATAGCATTAGCCTTCGCTACGAAACAATAAAATATTTCCAAATCGGCGAATACGATGTATTCATCATTATTATGGATACGCAAGGGGCCCATTGTTGTTCAGTTGTGGATGTAGTTTCTTTCGGTCCGAAAGGAAAAACTTATATTTCCGAAATTCCAACGCCGGATGAAATTAGTTTCGAAGATATTGATAAAGACGGAACAGTTGATGCAATCACTGGAAATTACTTGGATTATTTCCACGAAAGCCATACGGATTCTCCCGAAGCGGATATTTACTTCCGATTCAAGAATGGAAAATTTATACAGGATAAAAAGGCTTTCTATAAAATTTACGAGCGTTATGCAACATCACCTATTGAAAAGACTCGAGAAAAGGATGATTTGGGAAATCAAAGAAATGCAAGTCTTATTGCTTCCGCAGCATTCTATTATGTGTATCTAAAGCAAGACAAACTTGCCTTAAAACTATATTTAGAAAACGGATATGAAAAAGAAGAGGCCAAATCTCTGATCCGGGAACTTCATGAGCGATTGCCTTAATCGCCGAATCTCCTCGAACTAAAGCGCACAACAAAGCCTATGCTGTCTACCGTATTGAAAGTACGGTAGACCCCTCCTCTAAATTTCGACAGACTATTCATCGTCAAGGTGGGGTAAATCGAGTTTGGAGTCCGTATAAGGATAGCTTCTAGGGAGCTATCACCAAAGGCAGTAACAGCCCTGAACAAACGTAAATTTTTAAGGAACAAACAACGACAAATTCATTTGGCTTCGCAATCAAACGATAGGATTTATATTCGTTAATGCTTAGCTTCAAAACTTATAAACAATCCGTTTCTACTGTACTCGGATAAAGTTGATTGTTTGCTGTAAATTTCCTGAGCAAATCATTTCCTAAAAATTGTTGGAACGGATATACAGGAAGAAATAAAAGAGCTAAAGGATTTATGAACCACAAAAAAAAGAATATAATCAGCTGGGCAATTATCTTAACACTTTCTTTAGGAAGTATCGCCGGAGGGAGTTATCTCGCCTATCGTCAGTCGGTCGGAACTCCCGGAACAGCAAAAGTCACGAGTTGTAAAAAAATCAGAAGGGCGGAAACCTGCAACGGATTCTGGACTTTCCAAGGAAAGATCCAAATGGGTGAGGTGGAAAATACCAATTCTGATGACATCGGAAATAACGTGGATGTTCGGATTACAGAAGGCTATGCAATCAGACCTTCCTTGAGATTACCGATAGTTCTCTATTCCATAGGAATCGTTGTCCTTTTACTAGGCTGGCGTTGGTGGAAAACCGAGGCAATTAGATAGCAAATTCAAAATTTATAATATTGAGTAATAACAATATTAAAGCTAAACGGAAAGTGAAAGTGGTTTTTTTAGATGGCTCTTTCAATCCGAGAGCGCGAAAGAAGGGAGCGGTTCGGATTGAAAGGAAGAAATATCGTCTAACGCATTATTTCGAATAAGCGACCGAGCATTCCATCTTGTGTCTGGACTGTCTTTTGGTTTGCCTCGTAAGAACGGTTGACTTCGATCATTTCTACCATTTCAGTTACTACGCTTACATTAGAAGCTTCTAAATAACCTTGCAGAAGATTCGGCTCTTCGTCTCCGAGAAGAGGACGAAACTCTCCCGACTCTGGAGTCTCATTATAAAAGGAATCCCCTTCCTTATCCAAATGCCTTGGCTGATCCACAGTGCGGAGTTTGATCTTATCTAAAAGGACAGGCGTCTCGAATCGGTTCTTATCCGTTCCAGTGGAATTTCTTGGATCATTTCCTATTTCTCCGTTGATCCAAACTTCTCCGTTCTCTCGAACTAGAAAATTCCCGCGAGCTACTTTGATGGGTCCGTTCTCTCCCATAAGTGGAAAGCCTTGCGGGCTCACTAAATACCCGTTCGTGTCTAATACGAAAGCTCCGGACCTTGAGAGCCTTTCTCCTCTATTTGTCAGAACGCTAAAAAATGCTGGATGCTCCGAGCCTGGACGATCTTGCAGCATTAGATCAAATGGATTGTCGGTCTTCTTCACGGCTCCTTGCTCGAATCTGGTATAGATCTCATTGACCTCACCGCCTAATCCTAGTTTGCCGACGACTGGTGCCGTATCGAAGGAACCCATTGGCACCTTCCCCACTCCATCTTCATTATATCTATGTAATAACATTTCGGGGAAGGTCTTGAAGATAGTCGTGTCTCTCTTGAACGCAGTCTTATCCACGTTTGCGAGATTGTTAGAGATCACATCCATTCTAGTCTGCTGGATGATCATCCCATTGGATCCAGTGTACAATCCTCTTAGCATAGCCTTCTCCTATGTATCTAGGATCGGACTATTTTAAAATTCGCCTTACGATTTTGAGGACATAAACTGGAAAATTTGTCTCATTCCCAAAAAAACTTTGACAGTCCCGTTCATGAGAGGCTATCTATCCGAGGAATGAAAAAGAAGAAGACGAAAGGTTACTTTCTCTCCTTGGGAGCGGGCAAGAACCAACTGCCATTGATCCACGCGGCGAAATCCTTAGGTCTCGAGGTTGCCTCAGTGGACAAGGATGATAAGGCTCCCGGCTTTGCTCTCTCTAGTCTTCGCATCATCGAATCTACTCATGAATATCGTAGGATTCTAAGAGCTGTCGCTGAGAATCCGCTTCCTACTCCCATCCTAGGTGTGGGGACCAGATCTTTCGGAAAGGCAACCTTTAGCACAGCGTATCTCGCTGAGAAATTGAGGCTAAGATACGCGAGCACAGAAGCTGTGATTTGTTTCTCGGATAAGAAGGTACTAAAAGATACCCTCGAACCAAAAGGGATCCGAGTTCCTAAAGAGATCCCACTCACCGAGCTCAAAGCAAAATCCAAATCCTTCCCCTATCCTTGGATTGCAAAGCCGAGCCAAGGCTCAGGCAAGACTGGAGTCCAGCTCATTGAATCAGATTCCGATCTAAAACATATTTCTAATATACCTTCTCCCTCAAAGAATAAAAAATCAAAGGTGCCGGCTAAGTCTACGCATACCGAGTCTTGGATCTTGGAGGAATATATAGGCGGACTGGAATGTACTGTACTTGGCCTTATTGA from Leptospira semungkisensis encodes the following:
- a CDS encoding helix-turn-helix domain-containing protein; this translates as MLTFISEFLNRFADFLHMAGIVICLLIGLERLFQARKHIQNLQYAAVFISVSSFQLLAKIIGFEARTGSHNAIAETAYINAYFGILIFSCLMLRMLIRRSIGYQNHPKAILINLSQSLAIMLLLNLTIRENLQIILYCDQICLLISTFTFIETVVIYFKDGLSRVYINACAIALLASICNLLDLVGVMYSDPILLKIADSIPSLLIIYFYFLAVNFPEAIEEEFIGARISRIYGYEGPREIIQDYSDELQASSSERDDLNILYGIDLIQVENKIQRFIDEKVFLQEELRLQDFSAYVGVTLHQISYYLNKYKKISYTDFINKLRIQEAYQKILQNANKNLIEIGLECGFNSDSSFRRACIRFTGLSPKKLKKEIWKHGTPIENKAKSITEENKTEKLESNSQ
- a CDS encoding LA_0442/LA_0875 N-terminal domain-containing protein — encoded protein: MKIRSILIFLCTLFFVFVTNLEAKTVFLRDGKVLEGEIITQTATYIDLELPNSEVLRIQKKSILKISFGKSDPPKPKVIVGQKEEIPKEQDPIIPATTENNPPPNTGPKLPTRVVRDPLERHFLEFYVGEGSGNLSSHTVGFFYKVQSLKNTIATDIPFVLTTGPNHTSKGSTSGGAAYKYKRFNMEAGGFSIRTSSSSQNVGGGTANPPVVTGSYPEELRGASAKVSYSFIAKPNYEFYPTLGYLQIWNKTRDDNSALVQVGNLAGKSTFHALENLKGMTIGLGFAYHFGSKWEIKTEVESISLKGSQSIRQDLIFSPVTPPYMLTDLPSTDSIKWKAKGYNASFKVTYFWKMGLGFWIGIETYRWKYEFQKGDFVTYQVATPPSPQQALMDSISQNIYASHTASNTKATSIQIGLSKAINFGPEEIF
- a CDS encoding bifunctional diguanylate cyclase/phosphodiesterase produces the protein MNYFQATDSNSESEVFLPMLRYVADNSTEIIFIVADNDTIIYANENFSRLIDTPRIDPQAEHKFWTQYFSTEAVRSIKYSLLSEDGDCNNQIKYEFYPKEDISIQIDFRISKLEKGYTIFIGRTSSNGYSQIPNDPIEGNSVYSDLIERTNDIFYELSTDGRIRYLNPAFQKVTGWEVEEWIGKKFYSLIHPKDQSLLFSRFKEAVRYGSSSTEQTIQLKTKNGGYLDFDFQIFLITTEDGRSKVSGIGRDVTTTVLKLRKYKFHALHDDLCKIPNRKYFKNRLEDAFHDCPSHKPSCLAVIFIDIDRFKYINDTLGHLIGNEVISSIGKRLKQIFLDSSNIFFGRLGGDEFALLITDFQSIESVTSLVEDMRAKLQEPILLSDGYKVNITISIGIAIKTELYQNSNELLRDADIALYNVKARGGNGFDIFVPQMYVNMKSAFNLETDLRNAIYNESLTLNFQPIYSWKHKQIICFESLIRWNHPKYGMVSPAEFIAIAEKSGLILDIGDLAFKLACQQLQRMQDRGIMIPISINVSPIQFFRQDLAGLVRKYCREYGVSSKLIRIEITEGLDFHSLPKSIKIMQELQELGIQIYMDDFGTGYSSLNYLLNFPIDALKIDQSFISQYGVDLKATTIVKTIIQLGKCLNIPVIAEGLESKKAYRALRAINCEFMQGYLLGKPLPGSEILKIKPNRLKI
- a CDS encoding SCO family protein, producing MSASNYKRIIIGGLLSVLPLVYFFPFDPSPMIEIDRKLPRYEMLDEEGKKAYIQDFLNGKQTLIYFGYLNCKTFCLGSIAKLKEILEIKRNFQLIFISLDPENDKPSRLKTLFEKSESRAILLRGSSQTYSLVVALDLGMKLSKNIDSEEIEHQDSLIWVSPDNSIKGIFPEFQNSYNKNPKKFIEFLNKMDEGDEQ
- a CDS encoding methyl-accepting chemotaxis protein — protein: MHFHVFVALAFLLYYRDWKVLLPAALYIAIHHGFLSLCQSLDVNISNTPVVVFNYGNGWGIVLMHAAFVIFETAILIHYAVRFKKEFFNQAENLNVLQALRYDNISIQEDVKVKSQSVNLILEALVESSKSVAERTGDQANNLQEINMSMNHIASEIIGVSEASKQQLQATSDLDDSFQNLEKGFKEMEMGLISTKDLFDTAWRHAQESEESLRSIEQSIIKIETSSSGMSLKLGTINDIADRVNLLALNASIEAARAGEHGRGFAVVAREISKLADLTGKTINEISQLIREGNVEMTKNTEVVQSGTKTLSLILSDVDSMKGILGSYFSILEGQKNTRIAVAAALDKVGSIAQNVHQAAEAEKKSLEDIRNFLDQIQTSNLFIATQAVDTAKQVRDCEKLSSTLQNKTEEFKI
- a CDS encoding flagellar hook-basal body protein, with protein sequence MLRGLYTGSNGMIIQQTRMDVISNNLANVDKTAFKRDTTIFKTFPEMLLHRYNEDGVGKVPMGSFDTAPVVGKLGLGGEVNEIYTRFEQGAVKKTDNPFDLMLQDRPGSEHPAFFSVLTNRGERLSRSGAFVLDTNGYLVSPQGFPLMGENGPIKVARGNFLVRENGEVWINGEIGNDPRNSTGTDKNRFETPVLLDKIKLRTVDQPRHLDKEGDSFYNETPESGEFRPLLGDEEPNLLQGYLEASNVSVVTEMVEMIEVNRSYEANQKTVQTQDGMLGRLFEIMR
- a CDS encoding ATP-grasp domain-containing protein encodes the protein MKKKKTKGYFLSLGAGKNQLPLIHAAKSLGLEVASVDKDDKAPGFALSSLRIIESTHEYRRILRAVAENPLPTPILGVGTRSFGKATFSTAYLAEKLRLRYASTEAVICFSDKKVLKDTLEPKGIRVPKEIPLTELKAKSKSFPYPWIAKPSQGSGKTGVQLIESDSDLKHISNIPSPSKNKKSKVPAKSTHTESWILEEYIGGLECTVLGLIDSHDFHLVSLSLKETTNFPPFLEAAHRLPFPLKELEGEIKMQCRAIVKATGLKNCPFVAEFRLDKNGEPVLIEAAPEVGGEYLADVLIPGYSGYDYFTNLVQLLIGEGIEPPPSSLEISKKLKSQVRFDVPPRGISVLKHWENFPAYSSETLLFQQNLKDLGSKLDTSLGNETRTRVLCIKTKSSGSEEEWNGSVRNRMKAEYDVR